One genomic region from Candidatus Edwardsbacteria bacterium encodes:
- the nuoF gene encoding NADH-quinone oxidoreductase subunit NuoF, translating into MENLKKTKLNVRVSDTGCVGMCYSEVLLDVHDKHGQVYTYGNMTPDRMPRFIDEHLGKGQPVADWLVRASDRALPDDSFYAKQKRIVLRNCGQMDPEKIEDYMAHGGYQALEKALKKMAQDEVIKEVLDSGLRGRGGAGFPTGRKWQFARGSKGDKKYIVCNGDEGDPGAFMDRSVLEGDPHNVMEGMLIAGYAIGADEGYFYVRAEYPLAVERIKMAIEQAKKKGFLGKNIMGTKFNFEMKIKEGAGAFVCGEETALMASIEGQRGMPRLRPPFPAVSGLWGKPTNINNVETFANVPWIILNGAAAFASLGTEKSKGSKVFALAGKIARGGLVEVPMGITINEIIHEVGGGIKDGRTFKAVQMGGPSGGCIPAALGNTIVDYDSVGQTGAIMGSGGMVVMDDTTCMVDIARFFLDFTQKESCGKCTFCRVGTKRMLEILQRITKGQGREGDIELLLELAEKIKISSLCGLGQTAPNPVLTTIKYFRQEYEAHIKDKQCPAHSCKELLKYEIVPEKCVGCTACARVCPVTSISGQVKKPHVIDQETCIKCGNCVTKCKFDAIKVR; encoded by the coding sequence GACGAGCATTTGGGTAAGGGCCAGCCGGTGGCCGACTGGTTAGTAAGGGCCAGTGACCGGGCCCTGCCGGACGACAGCTTTTACGCCAAGCAGAAGAGGATCGTGCTGCGCAACTGCGGGCAGATGGATCCCGAGAAGATAGAAGATTACATGGCTCATGGGGGCTACCAGGCCCTGGAAAAGGCCCTCAAGAAGATGGCCCAGGACGAGGTCATCAAAGAAGTGCTGGATTCGGGCTTAAGGGGCCGGGGCGGGGCCGGTTTCCCCACCGGGCGCAAGTGGCAATTCGCCCGCGGCTCCAAAGGCGACAAAAAATACATCGTCTGCAACGGCGACGAGGGCGATCCCGGGGCCTTCATGGATCGCAGCGTGCTGGAGGGAGACCCCCACAATGTGATGGAGGGAATGCTGATCGCCGGGTACGCCATCGGGGCCGACGAGGGCTATTTCTACGTCCGGGCCGAATATCCCCTGGCGGTGGAACGGATTAAAATGGCCATTGAGCAGGCCAAGAAGAAGGGTTTTCTGGGAAAGAACATCATGGGCACCAAGTTCAATTTTGAGATGAAGATAAAAGAAGGAGCCGGGGCCTTCGTCTGCGGCGAGGAGACCGCCCTGATGGCCTCCATCGAGGGCCAGCGGGGCATGCCGCGTCTGAGGCCGCCCTTCCCGGCGGTATCCGGCCTGTGGGGCAAGCCCACCAACATCAACAACGTGGAGACCTTTGCCAACGTGCCCTGGATCATCCTCAACGGTGCGGCGGCCTTCGCTTCGCTGGGCACCGAGAAGAGCAAGGGCTCAAAGGTCTTCGCCCTGGCCGGAAAGATCGCCCGGGGCGGGCTGGTGGAGGTGCCGATGGGCATCACCATCAACGAGATCATCCACGAGGTGGGGGGCGGCATCAAGGACGGACGGACCTTCAAGGCGGTGCAGATGGGCGGGCCTTCGGGCGGCTGCATCCCGGCGGCCCTGGGCAATACCATAGTGGATTACGATTCGGTGGGCCAGACCGGGGCCATAATGGGCTCGGGCGGCATGGTGGTGATGGACGATACCACCTGCATGGTGGACATCGCCCGGTTCTTCCTGGATTTCACCCAGAAGGAATCCTGCGGCAAGTGCACCTTCTGCCGGGTGGGCACCAAGCGGATGCTGGAGATCCTGCAACGCATCACCAAGGGGCAGGGCCGGGAGGGGGACATCGAACTGCTGTTGGAACTGGCCGAGAAGATCAAGATATCGTCGCTGTGCGGACTGGGCCAGACCGCGCCCAACCCGGTGCTGACCACCATCAAGTATTTCCGCCAGGAATACGAGGCCCATATCAAGGATAAACAATGCCCGGCCCATTCCTGCAAGGAACTGCTGAAGTACGAGATCGTCCCCGAGAAGTGCGTGGGCTGCACCGCCTGCGCCAGGGTCTGCCCGGTGACCTCCATTTCGGGACAGGTGAAGAAACCCCACGTGATAGACCAGGAGACCTGTATCAAGTGCGGCAATTGCGTGACCAAATGTAAATTCGACGCCATAAAGGTGAGGTAG